The following proteins are encoded in a genomic region of Arachis stenosperma cultivar V10309 chromosome 4, arast.V10309.gnm1.PFL2, whole genome shotgun sequence:
- the LOC130972987 gene encoding putative FBD-associated F-box protein At3g50710 has protein sequence MAELSADPPPKRLHNLFPVAETAANATATDRISELPDALLIQILSLLPTKQSVVTGSLSKRWRPLWASVPILDFTDGIAGTVDRPERNESKSLETSGFSEFVYAVLLLHEARSITRFRLRCSHWSCSQRDIATWLSQAARRGVEQLELSLSLSRYVALPRKLFNFETVVEMKLDGVFLNALAGFSVSLPSLKVLHVGDRVLFGCHDYVVKLLAGCPVLEKLVLESTYSDACGGPVCAQGMFDLNLNRLVKARIGFSWYKTCTKSIFLIINSLSNVRCLSILSSTVECLKDSSASDIPVFNNLVQLEISFGNYSWDLLTYLLQHSQKLEVLTIYKESQKHANGQEPAWNLPLVVPECVLSHLKAFWLMEFQGLDCEMGFLRYVMQNARVLETMKISMASSLDPQTKLQIRSSVTALQLNFQSCQITFH, from the exons ATGGCGGAGCTCTCTGCGGACCCACCACCTAAGCGCCTCCATAATCTTTTCCCTGTGGCTGAAACCGCCGCAAATGCTACAGCCACTGACAGAATCAGTGAGCTCCCCGACGCCCTCCTCATCCAAATCCTCTCCCTCCTTCCAACCAAACAGTCCGTCGTTACCGGCTCCCTTTCGAAACGCTGGCGCCCGCTCTGGGCCTCTGTCCCTATCCTTGACTTCACTGATGGCATCGCGGGGACCGTCGACCGGCCCGAAAGGAATGAATCAAAATCCCTCGAGACCAGCGGGTTCTCGGAGTTCGTCTACGCCGTGCTCCTGCTGCACGAGGCCCGGTCAATTACCCGGTTCCGCCTGCGGTGCTCCCACTGGAGCTGCTCTCAGCGTGACATAGCCACGTGGCTGAGCCAGGCTGCCCGGCGAGGTGTCGAGCAGCTCGAGCTCAGCCTGTCACTGTCGCGCTACGTGGCTCTCCCGCGGAAGCTCTTCAATTTCGAAACCGTTGTGGAAATGAAGCTCGACGGCGTGTTCTTGAACGCGCTGGCGGGCTTCTCTGTGTCTCTCCCTTCGCTGAAGGTGCTGCACGTTGGGGATAGGGTTTTGTTTGGGTGCCATGATTACGTGGTGAAGCTTCTCGCTGGATGCCCTGTTCTTGAAAAATTGGTATTGGAATCAACCTACAGTGATGCATGTGGAGGACCCGTGTGTGCTCAGGGGATgtttgatttgaatttgaatcgtTTGGTGAAGGCTAGGATTGGGTTCTCTTGGTACAAGACCTGCACCAAGTCTATATTCTTGATCATCAATTCCCTCTCGAATGTTCGATGCCTTTCTATTTTGTCCTCAACGGTTGAG TGTCTAAAGGATTCTAGTGCAAGTGATATTCCAGTGTTCAACAATTTAGTTCAGTTGGAAATTTCATTTGGAAATTATTCTTGGGATTTGTTAACATACTTGCTTCAGCATTCCCAAAAGCTTGAAGTTCTTACCATCTACAAG GAATCACAAAAACATGCAAATGGGCAAGAACCAGCTTGGAACCTTCCACTGGTTGTTCCTGAATGCGTCTTATCGCATCTCAAAGCATTCTGGCTTATGGAGTTTCAAGGATTGGATTGTGAGATGGGCTTTCTCAGGTATGTTATGCAAAATGCAAGAGTATTGGAGACAATGAAAATCAGTATGGCAAGCTCGTTAGATCCACAGACAAAACTCCAAATTCGCAGTTCTGTAACTGCGCTTCAACTGAACTTTCAAAGCTGTCAAATTACATTCCATTGA